The Cololabis saira isolate AMF1-May2022 chromosome 5, fColSai1.1, whole genome shotgun sequence genome segment TCACAGTGGAATGTATGAAAAATGTGTGGACCAGTGAGTTgtaaagaaaggaggaaggaacaCTTGAAACCAGATTCATCAGGTCAGGAATTATGTATCACAACACAAACGTTTAAGACTGAAATAATTCAAAAGAAAGTATAAACCACAGTGAAATAGTGCGAGCATGGCCTCGTTCCCACAGGAAGACGTGAAATGTGATCTGTATCAGTGTACCATGGACCGTGGTGAAATCCATAGGAAACCCCACTTTTATCCACAGAGACATGAACACGTTTCATCAAATGTAGGACAGAAATGTACAGGACGTGTTAAAACATCgtgaaacaaagatgaggatCTATGAAAAGACCAAGTCAACTCCTTGACGCCAGCAACACAATGTGTCTGTTGTCCTGAAAACCACTGCAGACCTCAGCAGGGTACTGCAGGGTATGAGAGGGAATTGTGGGGTATGAGAGAGTACTGCAGGGTATGAGGGGGTACTGCAGGGTATGAGGGGGTACTGCAGGGCATGAGGGGGTACTGCAGGGCATGAGAGGGTACTGCAGGGTATGAGGGGGTACTGCAGGGTATGAGGGGGTACTGCAGGGTATGAGGGGGTACTGCAGGGTATGAGAGGGTACTGCAGGCTACGATAGGGTATAAGAGGGTACTGCAGGGCATGAGGGGGTACTGCAGGGCATGAGGGGGTACTGCAGGGCATGAGAGGGTACTGCGGGGCATGAGGGGGTACTGCAGGGTATGAGGGGGTACTGCAGGGCATGAGGGGGTACTGCGGGGCATGAGGGGGTACTGCGGGGCATGAGGGGGTACTGCAGGGATTGACGGTACTGCAGGGCATGAGGGGGTACTGCAGGGCATGAGGGGTACTGCGGGGCATGAGAGGGTACTGCGGGGCATGAGAGGGTACTGCGGGGCATGAGAGGGTACTGCGGGGCATGAGGGGGTACTGCAGGGATTGACGGTACTGCAGGGCATGAGGGGGTACTGCAGGGCATGAGGGGTACTGCAGGGCATGAGAGGGTACTGCAGGGCATGAGAGGGTACTGCGGGGCATGAGGGGGTACTGCAGGGCATGAGGGGGTACTGCAGGGCATGAGGGGGTACTGCAGGGCATGAGGGGTACTGCAGGGTATGAGAGGGTACTGCAGGGCATGAGGGGGTACTGCAGGGTATGAGAGGGTACTGCAGGGCATGAGAGGGTACTGCGGGGCATGAGGGGTACTGCAGGGTATGAGAGGGTAC includes the following:
- the LOC133444085 gene encoding uncharacterized protein LOC133444085, which produces MRPPILLRTFSRVLGKHELPKNTSPYLAVPRCTPLCPEVSCHALKYSLMPCSTLSCPTLPSCPTLPSCPAVPSRTISYPAVPSHAPQYPLIPYRTLQYRQSLQYPLMPRSTLSYPAVPLMPCSTPSCPAVPPHAPQYPLMPRSTPSCPAVPSHTLQYPSCPAVPSHALQYPLIPCSTPSCPAVPSHTLQYPSCPAVPPHALQYPLMPCSTPSCPAVPSHALQYPLMPCSTPHALQYPLMPCSTVNPCSTPSCPAVPSHAPQYPLMPRSTLSCPAVPLMPCSTPSCPAVPSIPAVPSHTLQYPAEVCSGFQDNRHIVLLASRS